A genomic stretch from Malus domestica chromosome 15, GDT2T_hap1 includes:
- the LOC103402104 gene encoding xylulose kinase 2, producing MADYSLPNDSYFLGFDSSTQSLKATVLDANLNIVTTELVQFDTDLPHYETKDGVYRDPLVNGRIVSPTLMWVEALDLVLSKLASANLDFGKIAAVSGSGQQHGSVYWKNGSSSILSSLDPKKPLVDQFSGAFSVNESPVWMDSSTTAQCRELEKAAGGALELSQLTGSRGYERFTGPQIRKIFETHPEAYKNTERISLVSSFMASLLIGKYAWIDESDGAGMNLMDIKKRAWSNILLEATAPGLEEKLGMIAPAHSVAGHIAPYFIDRFRFNKNCLVILWSGDNPNSVAGLTLSTPGDLAISLGTSDTLIGITDDLQPSLEGHVFPNPVDTKGYMVMLCYKNGSLTREDIRNRYMESSWDRFTQELLNTLPLNGGKLGFYYKEHEILPPLPVGFHRYVLENFNGETLEGVNEREVEKEFDGASEVRAVIEGQFVSMRGHAERFGMPSPPKRLIATGGASVNRPILGVAACVFGCEVYTVQRPDSASLGAALRAAHGWLCNNKGSFVPFKCLYEHKSENTSLKSKLAAIPDIHLVPKYGLIAKKRLEIENRLVEKLGRL from the exons ATGGCAGATTACTCTCTCCCCAATGATTCTTATTTTCTTGGATTTGACAGCTCTACTCA GTCTCTGAAGGCAACTGTGCTAGACGCCAATCTCAACATTGTGACTACCGAGCTTGTCCAATTTGACACTGATTTGCCCCATTACGAAACCAAAGATGGAGTTTACCGAGACCCTTTGGTTAATGGTAGAATTGTCTCACCCACCTTGATGTGGGTTGAAGCTCTAGATCTCGTGCTTAGTAAACTTGCCAGTGCAAATTTGGATTTTGGGAAAATTGCTGCTGTTTCCGGCAGTGGACAGCAGCATGGCAGTGTCTATTGGAAGAATGGTAGTTCTTCAATACTGTCATCATTGGACCCTAAGAAGCCGTTGGTGGATCAGTTTAGTGGAGCCTTTTCGGTCAATGAATCCCCAGTATGGATGGACAGCAGCACCACAGCTCAGTGTAGAGAGTTAGAGAAGGCTGCTGGTGGAGCGTTAGAGTTATCCCAACTTACAGGGTCACGCGGTTATGAAAGATTCACAGGCCCACAGATTAGGAAGATATTCGAGACACATCCTGAAGCTTACAAAAACACTGAGAGGATCTCCCTTGTTAGTTCGTTTATGGCGTCTCTTCTGATAGGGAAATATGCTTGGATTGATGAATCTGACGGTGCAGGGATGAACTTGATGGATATAAAGAAAAGGGCCTGGTCTAATATACTTTTAGAG GCCACTGCCCCTGGTCTGGAGGAAAAGCTTGGAATGATAGCTCCTGCCCATTCTGTTGCTGGCCACATTGCTCCCTATTTTATTGACAG ATTTCGCTTCAACAAGAATTGTTTGGTTATTCTCTGGTCAGGAGACAACCCCAACAGTGTGGCAG GTTTAACACTAAGTACCCCAGGGGATCTAGCAATCAGTCTTGGAACAAGTGACACT CTCATTGGGATTACTGATGATCTTCAACCAAGCTTGGAAGGACATGTTTTCCCTAACCCCGTTGACACAAAAGGGTACATGGTAATGTTGTGTTACAAGAATGGATCACTAACTCGTGAAG ATATTCGCAACCGCTACATGGAAAGCAGCTGGGATAGATTCACCCAAGAGCTTTTGAATACATTACCTCTAAATG GTGGAAAGCTGGGTTTCTACTACAAGGAGCATGAAATTCTTCCCCCTCTTCCAG TTGGTTTCCATCGCTACGTTCTTGAAAATTTCAATGGTGAAACTTTGGAGGGCGTGAATGAACGTGAAGTAGAAAAGGAATTTGACGGTGCTTCTGAG GTTCGGGCTGTAATAGAGGGCCAGTTTGTGTCAATGCGAGGTCATGCAGAAAGATTTGGAATGCCTTCTCCTCCAAAACGATTAATAGCCACTGGGGGTGCGTCTGTAAATCGCCCGATCCTGGGCGTAGCAGCTTGTGTTTTTGGGTGTGAGGTTTACACAGTCCAAAGGCCGG ATTCAGCTTCTCTAGGAGCTGCCTTGAGGGCTGCACATGGTTGGCTGTGCAACAACAAAGGCAGTTTTGTGCCCTTCAAGTGCCTCTACGAGCACAAGTCGGAGAACACGTCCCTCAAGAGCAAACTTGCAGCGATTCCCGACATACATCTAGTTCCAAAGTATGGGTTGATCGCAAAGAAGAGACTCGAAATAGAGAACCGCCTGGTCGAAAAATTAGGACGTCTCTGA
- the LOC103416275 gene encoding tubulin alpha chain isoform X2, protein MRECISIHIGQAGIQVGNACWELYCLEHGIGPDGQMPSDKTVGRGDDAFNTFFSETGAGKHVPRAIFVDLEPTVIDEVRTGTYRQLFHPEQLISGKEDAANNFARGHYTIGKEIVDLCLDRIRKLADNCTGLQGFLVFNAVGGGTGSGLGSLLLERLSVDYGKKSKLGFTVYPSPQVSTSVVEPYNSVLSTHSLLEHTDVSVLLDNEAIYDICRRSLDIERPTYTNLNRLVSQVISSLTASLRFDGALNVDVTEFQTNLVPYPRIHFMLSSYAPVISAEKAYHEQLSVAEITNSAFEPASMMAKCDPRHGKYMACCLMYRGDVVPKDVNAAVATIKTKRTIQFVDWCPTGFKCGINYQPPTVVPGGDLAKVQRAVCMISNSTSVAEVKESSLRPVRILLLWRRITRRLAPSLPREMMVMRETTTDSQPHGFYVFSHLLSFVSIVSNVMN, encoded by the exons ATGAGAGAGTGCATTTCGATCCACATCGGGCAAGCCGGAATCCAAGTTGGCAACGCCTGCTGGGAGCTCTACTGCCTCGAGCACGGCATTGGCCCCGATGGCCAGATGCCCAGCGACAAGACCGTCGGCCGCGGTGACGACGCCTTCAACACCTTCTTCTCCGAGACCGGTGCCGGCAAGCACGTCCCTCGCGCCATCTTCGTCGATCTGGAGCCCACCGTCATCGACGAGGTCCGCACCGGCACCTACCGCCAGCTCTTCCACCCTGAGCAGCTCATTTCCGGCAAGGAAGACGCCGCCAACAACTTCGCCCGCGGTCACTACACCATCGGCAAAGAGATCGTAGATCTCTGCCTCGACCGCATTAGGAAGCTCGCTGACAACTGCACCGGGCTCCAAGGGTTCTTGGTCTTCAATGCCGTCGGTGGCGGTACCGGATCGGGTCTCGGGTCGTTGCTTCTGGAGCGGCTTTCGGTTGATTACGGAAAGAAATCCAAGCTGGGATTCACTGTGTACCCTTCTCCTCAGGTTTCTACATCTGTTGTGGAGCCTTACAACAGTGTTCTCTCAACCCATTCTCTGCTGGAGCACACCGATGTGTCTGTgttgcttgacaatgaagccatcTACGACATCTGCCGAAGGTCCCTCGATATCGAGCGTCCCACCTACACCAATCTGAATCGCCTCGTCTCTCAG GTCATTTCTTCGCTGACAGCCTCGTTGAGGTTCGACGGAGCTCTGAATGTGGATGTGACTGAGTTCCAGACTAACTTGGTTCCATACCCCAGGATCCATTTCATGCTTTCCTCTTATGCTCCGGTGATCTCCGCCGAGAAGGCGTACCATGAACAGCTTTCGGTGGCTGAGATCACCAACAGTGCATTCGAGCCTGCTTCCATGATGGCCAAGTGCGATCCCCGCCATGGCAAGTACATGGCCTGCTGCTTGATGTACCGAGGTGATGTCGTTCCCAAGGACGTGAATGCCGCCGTGGCCACCATCAAGACCAAGAGGACAATCCAGTTTGTCGATTGGTGCCCTACTGGGTTCAAGTGTGGTATCAATTACCAGCCACCCACTGTTGTTCCGGGCGGTGACCTTGCCAAGGTGCAGAGGGCTGTTTGCATGATCTCCAACTCCACCAGTGTTGCTGAGGT GAAGGAGAGTTCTCTGAGGCCCGTGAGGATCTTGCTGCTCTGGAGAAGGATTACgaggaggttggcgccgagtcTGCCGAGGGAGATGATGGTGATGAGGGAGACGACTACTGATTCCCAACCTCATGGTTTTTACGTGTTTTCGCACTTGCTAAGTTTCGTTTCGATCGTTTCGAATGTTATGAACTGA
- the LOC103416275 gene encoding tubulin alpha chain isoform X1 → MRECISIHIGQAGIQVGNACWELYCLEHGIGPDGQMPSDKTVGRGDDAFNTFFSETGAGKHVPRAIFVDLEPTVIDEVRTGTYRQLFHPEQLISGKEDAANNFARGHYTIGKEIVDLCLDRIRKLADNCTGLQGFLVFNAVGGGTGSGLGSLLLERLSVDYGKKSKLGFTVYPSPQVSTSVVEPYNSVLSTHSLLEHTDVSVLLDNEAIYDICRRSLDIERPTYTNLNRLVSQVISSLTASLRFDGALNVDVTEFQTNLVPYPRIHFMLSSYAPVISAEKAYHEQLSVAEITNSAFEPASMMAKCDPRHGKYMACCLMYRGDVVPKDVNAAVATIKTKRTIQFVDWCPTGFKCGINYQPPTVVPGGDLAKVQRAVCMISNSTSVAEVFSRIDHKFDLMYAKRAFVHWYVGEGMEEGEFSEAREDLAALEKDYEEVGAESAEGDDGDEGDDY, encoded by the exons ATGAGAGAGTGCATTTCGATCCACATCGGGCAAGCCGGAATCCAAGTTGGCAACGCCTGCTGGGAGCTCTACTGCCTCGAGCACGGCATTGGCCCCGATGGCCAGATGCCCAGCGACAAGACCGTCGGCCGCGGTGACGACGCCTTCAACACCTTCTTCTCCGAGACCGGTGCCGGCAAGCACGTCCCTCGCGCCATCTTCGTCGATCTGGAGCCCACCGTCATCGACGAGGTCCGCACCGGCACCTACCGCCAGCTCTTCCACCCTGAGCAGCTCATTTCCGGCAAGGAAGACGCCGCCAACAACTTCGCCCGCGGTCACTACACCATCGGCAAAGAGATCGTAGATCTCTGCCTCGACCGCATTAGGAAGCTCGCTGACAACTGCACCGGGCTCCAAGGGTTCTTGGTCTTCAATGCCGTCGGTGGCGGTACCGGATCGGGTCTCGGGTCGTTGCTTCTGGAGCGGCTTTCGGTTGATTACGGAAAGAAATCCAAGCTGGGATTCACTGTGTACCCTTCTCCTCAGGTTTCTACATCTGTTGTGGAGCCTTACAACAGTGTTCTCTCAACCCATTCTCTGCTGGAGCACACCGATGTGTCTGTgttgcttgacaatgaagccatcTACGACATCTGCCGAAGGTCCCTCGATATCGAGCGTCCCACCTACACCAATCTGAATCGCCTCGTCTCTCAG GTCATTTCTTCGCTGACAGCCTCGTTGAGGTTCGACGGAGCTCTGAATGTGGATGTGACTGAGTTCCAGACTAACTTGGTTCCATACCCCAGGATCCATTTCATGCTTTCCTCTTATGCTCCGGTGATCTCCGCCGAGAAGGCGTACCATGAACAGCTTTCGGTGGCTGAGATCACCAACAGTGCATTCGAGCCTGCTTCCATGATGGCCAAGTGCGATCCCCGCCATGGCAAGTACATGGCCTGCTGCTTGATGTACCGAGGTGATGTCGTTCCCAAGGACGTGAATGCCGCCGTGGCCACCATCAAGACCAAGAGGACAATCCAGTTTGTCGATTGGTGCCCTACTGGGTTCAAGTGTGGTATCAATTACCAGCCACCCACTGTTGTTCCGGGCGGTGACCTTGCCAAGGTGCAGAGGGCTGTTTGCATGATCTCCAACTCCACCAGTGTTGCTGAGGTGTTCTCTCGCATCGATCACAAGTTTGATCTGATGTACGCCAAGCGCGCCTTCGTGCATTGGTACGTGGGTGAGGGCATGGAGGAAGGAGAGTTCTCTGAGGCCCGTGAGGATCTTGCTGCTCTGGAGAAGGATTACgaggaggttggcgccgagtcTGCCGAGGGAGATGATGGTGATGAGGGAGACGACTACTGA